The Lepus europaeus isolate LE1 chromosome 5, mLepTim1.pri, whole genome shotgun sequence genome includes the window CAGATTCAATAGCTCCGAAATGCGATTATGTTAATATGACGGAGCCCTAATGTCAATATTTTATAGAttacctttgtcttttttttttttttaagattttatttgtttatttgagaggtagagttacagacagagaaaagagaggcagagagagaagtcttccatccactggttcactccgtagctggctgcaacagccggagctgtgctgatccaaagccaggagccaggagcttcttctaggtctcccatgtgggtgcaggagcccaagcggttgggctctcttccactgctttcccaggccatagcagagagctggatgggaagaggagcatccaggacatgaactagtgcccatataggtgccagcactgtaggcagaggcctaaccgactacaccacagtgccggccccttggcttgtttttttttttttgttttgttttttttcccattgaagaATCTCTTCCATGTCCAACTCATGGTATTTAATGCCTATAGATAAATCAAAATGCCATTTTAGCCACATTTGTGCTAATATTGAAAGGTTCAGTAGCTTTCTGTGTATTCAAAAGAAAGCTGAAATATCCCAGACTAGCTGTCATAAAGGGTCATACCTGGCCCACTCTGCCTGATTCTGGCCAGTGTCCCAGGGCTCCTCACCACTACAGCTATGTTCCTGTTCCCTTGCATTTTGCCCATGCTATGCATTTTCCCCTGTCCCACTTAGCTTCCCAAATTTTCAAGGTTCATTAAATATCATCCAcctgaggctggccctgtggcgtagtcttgtgcttgcaacactggctttCACATGgatgcctgtttgtgtcctggcttctctatttccaacccagctctctactactggcctgggaaaagcagtggaagatagaccaagcgcttgggcccctgccatctgtatgggagacctggatgaagatcctggctccttgctcagccttggccattgtagccacttggggagtaaaccagcagatggaagacctttctctccctgtgtctctttctctgtctccccctctctcttcataactctgcctttcaaataaagcttttaaaaaagagatttatttatttattttaaaggcagaattgagagagagagagagagagagaaagagaaatagagagaggtcttccatccactggttcacttcccaaatggccgcaacagccagagttgaactgatccgaagccaggaaccagaagcttcttctgggtctcccacgcaggtgcaggggcccaagcacttgggctatcctcccctgctttcctaggccagagcagagagctggatcggaggtggagcagccgggacttgaactggcacccatatgggatgctggcgctgcaggcagcaattttacccgctatgccacagtgccggccccaataaataaatctttaaaaacaagtcaTCCACCTGCATGGGCCTTCTCTGACCATTGTACCCGTGTGTATTTGTTCTCTCTTTTCAAAAAcatgcatttttacattttatcacTTGTATTGATAAAAAGCCTTGTTTCACCCcaaattaaagattcatttattatatCTGTGTATTGCTGTATCTGTTTCACCCATGTCTGATTTGTCTCCATAACTAGATAATAAGCATCTGAGATAccatgtctttgtttttttaagatttgtttatttgaaaggcagaattacagaggggcgggggggggggtggagagagagagagagggagaaagagagagtcttccatctgctggttcactccccagatggtcgcagtggctggagctgggccaatacgaagccaggagccaggagcttcttctgggtctcccacggggatgtaggggcccaagcacttgggccatcttccactgctttcccaggccacagcagagagctggatcagaagtggagcagctgggactcaaactggcacccatctggaatgccggcactgcaggcagcggctttacctgctatgccatagcgctggcccccaagataCCATGTCCTAAAAGTCTTGTGTGTGTCCTGGCATCATCCAGTATAGCAGAAAGCATGTAGCGCACATGGATAAAAACTTATACTGTGAGCAAACAAGTTTAGCGTATCCTGCCCCTGCTTAGTTTCCCTTAATCCCGTTATGGTTTCTCTCTCCTTTGTCACATGTATTACTGACATATAAGTTATTCAGGACAGGGTCTcagcccctgcttttttttttttttttttttggacaggcagaatggatagtgagagagagagacagagagaaaggtcttcttttttgccgttggttctccctccaatggctgctgcggccggcacatctcactgatccgaaggcaggagccaggtgcttctcctggtatcccatgcgggtgcagggcccaaggacttgggtcatcctccactgccttcccgggccatagcagagagctggcctggaagaggggcaaccgggatagaatccggcgccccgaccaggactagaaccccgtgtgccggcgccacaaggcggaggattagcctgttaagccagccAGCCCCTGCTTTCATAAACAGGATGCAGGAATCTAATTAGAAAGGCTCTGATTTAGCTCTGATTTTGTCCCAGCCAAAGAGGAAGATAACGCTGTGCCTCTTTGTCGAGCAAAACCCTCCCCCAGCTACATTAATCTTCAAGCAAGTTCCCCCCCAGCCGCTTTCCTGAACATCGAGACCACACAGCTACCCTCAGGTAAGAACGCAGGGAGGGGGCTCagcagggtggagggagggctGCACGGAGGAGGAGGTGGCCTGAGCTTGCCTTCTCCTGTGGACCGGGTGCCGACTCTGTGTCAGACTATTCCCTGTGGTGTCTTTTCCCTGTTTCACTGTAACTTGTGTACTCTCAGTCCcgttgatttcattttcctcccTGTTCTACCAGTTTGTGTTCCTTGCTTATTGGCACTTTGGCTAGACAGCAGTGACCTGAAAAGCTTACTGCTAATGTTAGTTGCAGGTCCCTAGGGAAGGAAATGGCCACCATTAGCGCAGTCTCAGTCTGACTGAATTTCCTCTCCCTGGGGAAGGCGGTGGTTATCTGGCATGCTCATGGAGCCCACCATGGCACTAGATGCTCAtgatccctgttttttttttttttttggacaggcagagtggacagtgagagagacagagagaaaggtcttcctttgctgttggttcaccctccaatggccgccggcgcaccgcgctgatccaatggcaggagccaggcgcctatcctggtctcccatggggtgcaggacccaagcacttgggccatcctccactgcactccctggccacagcagagagcttgcctggaagaggagcaaccgggacagaatccggtgccccgaccgggactagaacccggtgtgccggcgccgcaaggcggaggattagcctattgagccacggcgccggccttccttttctgttggttcaccctccaatggccactgcggccggcgcactgcggctggcgcatcggctgatccgaagccaggagccaggtgcttctccgggtctcccatgcgggtgcagggcccagggatttgggccatcctccactgcactcccgggccatagcagagagctagcctggaagaggagcgaccgggacagaatctggcaccccgaccggaactagaacctggtgtgccggcgccgcaggtggaggattagcctagtgagccgtggcgccggcccatgatcCCTGTTTTTTTAGAATACCTCAGAGCCTAGTAAAGAAGTCAAaaccggccagcgccgcggctcactaggctaatcctccgcctgcagcgccggaccccgggttctagtcctggttggggcaccagttctgtcccggtgaaccaatggaaggaagacctttctctctgtctctctcactgtctaactctgcctgtcaagaaagaaagagagagagagagagagagggaaaaagagaaaaagagagagaaaaagagaagttaaAACCAATGCATATAGAAACAATAGATAGTATACTTGTCAATGTTGACGAAGAGCAGGCTGTATATAATGTAGTTAGAAATACGGTCTGGTGCACCAGGAGCCATTGAAGTTAGCTGCAGGGAGAACTTCCGGCCACTGCTAATGAGGTACCATGTCAGGTAAGAGAAGTCTGGGATCTGCCCTGAGCTCTTGAACAGAAATTAGGCCTCCCTTGCAGACCATTTCATCTGCTCATCAAATGTTTGTTGAGCACtgagggcctggggaggcagcagtgaacaAATCAGGCCAGATCCTTGCCTTCCGGGAGCTTACATTCCAGAAGGGGGACTTTGACAACAACATTAAAGGAGCTGTTAGAAAAGATGTCAATGATCGTTAAGTattgtggggaaaaaagaaaacaaggtagAGGGGCGATTGGTTTGAACTGAAAACAGGATCGCCAAGTAAGCCTAGGGAGAAGGTGATGGCCAAGCAAAGGTGTCTCTGGGTTGGGTTGTGCCAGGCGAGGATCGAGCAGCGTCTCCCCAGAGCCCTTCCCACACTCTAATTGCAGCATCTCTCTCCTTTGTCCCTTTCGCCACCTCCCTTGCCCTCCCTTCAGGAGTTGACCACCAGCCCAAGGAATGCCTGGGACTCCTAGAGAGCATGTATGCCAACCTGCAGCTTCAGACCCAGCTTGCTCAGCGACAAATGGCTATTTTGGAAAACTTACAAGCATCCATGACACAACTGGCTCCTGGGAGGGAAAGCAAGAATTCCTCCCTCTCAGCCTTATATCGTAATCTGCTGTGAAATCACCTCCCCCAGTTCAGTAAATGAATTGTGGAGCGAAGTTACTGGGtatgtttttttccctctcttttcccagtAAGCCCTTGGAGGAAGCAGGGTTATATAGTCTACAAGTGGTTCGTTTGTTCACAGGTTCATAATAAATGCTCGTCGAGTACAAAGCATTGCACTAGGTGCTTAGGGATACATAGTGCAGAAGATACAGTTTGGGGAGATTTACTATCTAACAGAAAATTCATTGTGAAATTGAGTGGTTCTCTGAGGGATAGGGCTGAAGAAGTAGCATTGGAGGTTACTAGCTAGACTGATTGTGAAATCTCGCTGAAGGAAGGAACCTTATCAAggttggcattgtagtgcagcaccacagcaggttaagctgctgcttatgacgccagcatcccatatgggcactggttcaagtcctggctgctccgcttctgatctagctctctgtgatgtgcctgggaaagtagcggaatatggcccatgtacttgggcccctgccactcatatgggacacttggatgaagtgcctggattgggcctggccattgtggctatctggggagtaaaccagcagatggaagatccctctctctctcccccactctctctgtaaccctgcctttcaaataaataaatgtttttgtttttaagaaactaaCCTTATGATGATGCCACTTGAAGAAGAGGGATAGGGTGGCATATACAGATGGGGTCAGGTAGTTCTATGTCAGTTGAGAAATCTGGACAAAGACTCAGGTGTAGGAGAATAAGTCATCAGAAATAAGGGGAAGGAgtgggcatttttaaaaaaatatttatttattttaaagtcagagagaggagaggcagagaaagagagagagagagagagagagagagagagagagagaggtcttccatcttctggttcaatcctcaattggccgcagtggctggagctgcgccgatctgaagccaggagccagaagcttctcctgggtctcccacgtggctgcagggattcaagggattgggccatcttccactgctttcccaggccgtagcagagagctggattggaagtggagcagccgggactagaaacagcacccatatgggatgctggcactgcaggtggcggctttacctgctacaccacaggagtgggcatttagcctagtgattaggaTGCAGTGATtaggattcaattcccagctccagctccggacaccagcctcctgctaatgcaaaccctgggtcattgggtttctaccacccacgtgggagaactggattgaattcctcactcccagctccagcctggcccagacccagctcttgTAGGCATCTgtaggtgaaccagtggatgggaggtctctgtgtgtctctgactctcaagtaaataaataaaatttttaaaaaagctgggGCAAGTTCTCCTTCCAGAGTACAGGGTATAAAGTAGAATGTGGAGAAGCTGAGGATAGATAAGGCCCTGCCTGAAGGGTTGTCTTGATGGCAACTGTGTGAGACTTTGGGGAGCTCTTGGCAGCTTCCTGGGAGCAGCGAGGCAAACATACATGGTAGAAACTATGGGTACAACGTTTGGCGTGGAGGGAGAATAGAAGCCGGGAGGCCTACATGAAGTGGCACTAATGATGTGAAACTGCCGTGGTGCAGAAAGAGGGTTGAGAAATGAAGACAGGCCGGGTAAATTGGAGCTACATCACAGAGACTCATTGGTCTTGAACTTAAAACACCATGATGGGGCGGGCGTTAGGCACAGCAGTCAGGATGCCTCTTGTAATgccggcacccatgtgagagcgcaggttcgaatcccagctgcagggcttctgatccagcttcctgctaaagcacctgggaaggtagcagaagatggcccagttgtttgagcccctgcctcccaagtgggagacctgggtagagttcttggtacccagcttcatcctggccccacctggctgttagggccattaagggagtgaatcagcagatagaagatctctctctctctctttctctctctctctctctctctctctctctctctctctatatatatatatatatatatatatatatccatctctctctccttttcaaataaatgtacctttaaaaaaagaatttctggggctggtgctgtgggatagtgagttaagcctctgcctgtggtgctggcatcccataccagtgccagctcaagtcctggctgctccacttctgatccacctccctgctggtggcttgggaaaacagtagaaaatggcccaagtgtttgggctcctgcacccatgtgggagacctggaggaagctcctggctcctggcttcaaatcagcctaaCTCcttctgttgcggccatttgtggagtaagccagcggatggaagacctctctctctgtctctccctctctctgtaattctgcctctcaagtaaataagtttttttttttttttttttttttttttgacagagtggatagtgagagagagagacagagagaaagatcttcctttttgccgttggttcaccctccaatggctgctgtggctggcgcatctcgctgatccgaagccaggagccaggtgcctctcctggtctcccatgtgggtgcagggcccaagcacttgggccatcctccactgccttcccgggccatagcagagagctggcctggaagaggagcaaccgggatagaacccagcgccccaaccgggactagaacccggtgtgctggccagttttttttttttttaaagaatttattagtCAATCTGAATAGGACATACTTTGAATATAAAAACAggccagaggccggcgccgtggctcaacaggctaatcctcctccttgcggcgccggcacaccgggttctagtcccagtcggggtgccggattctatcccggttgcccctcttccaggccagctctctgctatggcccgggagtgcagtggaggatggctcaagtccttgtggcAGATGTCAGTCTGCTGATGATATGCAAAGCCACACAAGCGGAGGTCACCTGGGGAATGGGGAGCTGAGCTCTGAGCACCCCTAGGGGCCCAGATCCATGACCAGAGGAGGTGCTCTCCCACTCTGCTCTCTTAGACAAGGGTGCACTCAAGAATGAGCGAGCCAAATCGCCGTTCTCTCAGCGTTAGGAATAGAATCTGAGGGCTGAAAGGAAATGTCACCTTCGTTATCTCCCCAAGTTTCCACGAGTATTTCTTCCACATACCTCCTGGCCTCTGATTTTCCAATCTTCCTTCTTCCCGGCTAAGCCATTCGCTGCTGCATTCCAGAGTTCCATGTACACCCTTCCCTCTGGCCACCTCTCCCACCATGCAAAGTCGAGGGCCAAGTGTAGTGAATGCTGTAGGTCTGCCCCCAGGAGGATTTGCCTTCACCACTCTGTAGGGACGCCCTGACCAGGCTGTGATGCAGCAGCTGCCCGTTTATGGCCATCCCGGAAAGTCGTGCTGACTCATCCATGGACCAGATTTGAGTTGTTGCTTTCTAACTTTTGTGGAGAATTTAGAACATACACCTCAATAATCATAGTAGGATATGAACCCCATCTATCTGTAATTCAGACTTAACCAAATCATAGCTATTTCTGTCCCATTAATTTTTTCCTCTCCTGTTGTTTTGAAACAAGTCCCAGACATCCTATAATTTTACTGTAAATATTTTAGTACATATTAGTGTCTCTGAAATGGGTGGGGAcccttttctgccaagggccatttggatatttataacattattcaaacatcatcagcttaaaaattagcctgttagagatttattgaaaaatttttaaaaaaattttttgacaggcagagtggacagtgagagagacagagagaaaggtcttccttttgccgttggttcaccctccagtggccaccgtggctggcgcgctgtggccggcacaccacactgatccaaaggcaggagccaggtgcttctcctggtctcccatggggtgcagggcccaagcacttgggccatcctccactgcacttccaggccacagcagagagctggcctggaagaggggcaaccaggacagaatccggtgccccgacagggactagaacccggtgtgccggcgccacaaggcagaggattagcctattgagctgcagcgcctgctcaagatttattgaattttgagtctcatgtgtggttgccttggcaaagCCAGAGCAAATGACTCCACAGGCCTTATTTCC containing:
- the TSACC gene encoding TSSK6-activating co-chaperone protein — encoded protein: MMEGCRGAERGRAREASTERGLPETRTRGHGPRRREGPTPVGVQMEQSTSHPPNGKAKEEDNAVPLCRAKPSPSYINLQASSPPAAFLNIETTQLPSGVDHQPKECLGLLESMYANLQLQTQLAQRQMAILENLQASMTQLAPGRESKNSSLSALYRNLL